From a region of the Nonlabens dokdonensis DSW-6 genome:
- a CDS encoding type I polyketide synthase, giving the protein MKRNVSKRDIAIIGISGKFPKSTNIHEFWNNLMEEKELSHFYSDNELTELGVSGRMIKMENYIKVDAFIDDTGDFDFAFFGYTPDEAKIMNPQTRLFHQHVWSAIEDAGCNINNYNKKIGVYAGANNDINWSVYSAMNPHKNVDAFYQSKLSNPNYMSSLVAYNLNLRGPCYFSDTACSTSLTASHMACRSLLMNECSMAIAGGVKLFSTKSRGYIHHDGTIMSKDGSCRAFDIDSSGIIGGEGVGVVVMKRLNEAIEDGDNIYAVIKGSAINNDGNRKAGYTMPSVEGQVECIKMAHRIANITADSVTYIEAHGTGTAIGDPIEVEALNKAFNNNLNKNCAIGSVKTNMGHLDEAAGIAGLIKTTMALHKKELPANIHFKKPNPLINFSEGPFYVNNKSKKWQNELDTPLRAGINSFGVGGTNVHMVLEEAPVLESSNLNMKSHSLLYFSAKSDEALERYRNNLLDFLKKSDTVNFADFIYTLQTGRKHLDYRGFIVCKDRNEAIDKLFNEDLVKDKLENDKQIVFMFSGQGSQYLSMGKQLYEEEPTFRNIMDKGFDFLLEHSKEDYRKILFGNSEEDKNKINNTKYTQPLLFLFEYALAKQLMAYGIKPEYMIGHSLGEYAAACISNVFTFEEGLRLISRRADLMSKVPHGSMLSIHQSYDTFDHDILKQTSVAAINSSSSFVVSGTKEIIESHKKKLDKKNITSIILKTSHAFHSEMMNEIVDEYLNELNLVNFSKPSIPFISNVTGNLIEVNEVTSPKYWIKHLLQTVEFHKGINNLLKLNKFVFIEIGPGNTLATLCRQSAKNLKQNHVIVNSVRHIKKNVNDYEHLLSTFGILWNNGIEINWEIYYGNIKRRKLSIPTYPFESYSFPFKVDPYNALNGKGHLITEHKREVSEWFYLPGWKQTFLQETKPLTVKKENYIMFSNADDFSHLLKEKLIKEGKNVIEVIQGNHFKINDSSQIEINTNISEDYDLLEEHLRTTKFEIDVLLYNWSIASNTFINEKNHYDKDIFDSSANVKNILIIVKTLNIVDSETRKKIVYFSSNELNIVNTYNLSTETAASYSLLNVLAQENTNVFSSFIDFDETSVNDNLISSVYKEIIHNESDTKVSYRNNKRWSTSYNNISIENIDELDTNLLSELNVLITGGLGYVGFILAEYLMKTYNATILLTGRKSLSNVSAEALKRLHTLETYGSVAYSKCDVSDFDLLSKEIDQWQNEHGNITGIIHAAGNTDITSYKTIYKTDKASFNNQFDSKGKGILNLYEIFKEQDMKFVRAISSLSTILGGLTYGAYSAANHFMDTFILSRANDLKNWMTINFDGIVSTDDRYINGEELVSVFEKSLFMNVNQILISVRDFDSAIEEINKSIKEENNNDEFKIERPKLSIGYAEAITETEKVLAKMWEGLFGIDSIGINDDFFELGGDSLKGIRTLQSIEKKFDVSLSVQELFTNSTVFKIAKLIDQKKWLSEESTGMNELSI; this is encoded by the coding sequence ATGAAAAGAAATGTAAGTAAAAGGGATATAGCTATCATTGGAATTTCGGGTAAATTCCCTAAGTCCACTAATATTCATGAGTTTTGGAATAACTTAATGGAAGAAAAAGAACTAAGCCATTTTTATTCCGATAATGAATTAACTGAACTAGGTGTTAGTGGTAGAATGATAAAAATGGAAAACTATATAAAAGTAGATGCTTTTATTGATGATACAGGAGATTTTGACTTTGCTTTTTTTGGATATACACCTGATGAAGCTAAGATTATGAATCCCCAAACAAGACTGTTTCATCAGCATGTATGGTCGGCCATAGAGGATGCAGGGTGTAACATTAATAATTATAATAAAAAGATTGGGGTATATGCAGGTGCAAATAATGATATAAACTGGAGTGTATATTCTGCAATGAACCCACATAAAAATGTAGATGCTTTTTATCAAAGTAAATTGTCTAACCCTAATTATATGAGTTCTTTGGTCGCTTATAATTTAAACTTAAGAGGTCCTTGCTATTTTTCTGACACAGCTTGTTCAACCTCATTAACAGCTTCGCATATGGCATGTAGAAGTTTATTGATGAATGAATGTTCTATGGCAATAGCAGGAGGAGTTAAATTATTTTCTACAAAAAGTAGAGGATATATTCATCATGATGGAACTATTATGTCTAAAGATGGTAGTTGTAGAGCTTTTGATATTGATTCTTCTGGGATTATTGGAGGAGAAGGTGTTGGTGTTGTTGTTATGAAAAGGTTAAATGAAGCTATTGAAGATGGAGATAATATCTATGCTGTTATTAAAGGAAGTGCAATAAATAATGATGGTAATAGGAAAGCAGGTTATACAATGCCCAGCGTTGAAGGACAAGTAGAATGTATAAAAATGGCGCATCGAATAGCAAACATAACGGCAGATTCTGTTACATACATTGAAGCACATGGTACAGGAACTGCAATAGGGGATCCTATCGAAGTAGAAGCACTGAATAAAGCATTTAATAATAATTTAAACAAAAATTGTGCAATAGGCTCTGTGAAAACGAATATGGGACATTTAGATGAAGCCGCTGGTATTGCTGGATTAATAAAAACAACAATGGCACTTCATAAAAAAGAATTGCCAGCTAATATACACTTTAAAAAACCTAATCCATTAATAAATTTTTCCGAAGGTCCTTTTTATGTAAATAACAAATCCAAGAAATGGCAAAATGAATTAGACACACCTCTTAGGGCAGGTATAAATTCATTTGGAGTTGGAGGAACCAATGTACATATGGTTTTAGAAGAAGCACCAGTTCTAGAGAGTAGTAACTTAAATATGAAATCACATTCATTATTATATTTTTCAGCTAAAAGTGATGAAGCTTTAGAACGTTATAGAAATAATTTATTAGATTTTTTAAAGAAAAGCGATACTGTAAATTTTGCAGATTTTATTTACACGCTTCAAACAGGTAGGAAACACTTGGATTACAGAGGGTTTATAGTTTGTAAAGATCGTAATGAAGCTATTGATAAGCTATTCAATGAAGACCTAGTTAAAGATAAGTTAGAAAACGATAAACAAATTGTTTTTATGTTTTCTGGTCAAGGAAGTCAGTATTTATCGATGGGGAAACAATTGTATGAAGAAGAGCCTACATTTAGAAATATAATGGATAAAGGGTTTGATTTTTTACTTGAGCATTCCAAAGAAGATTATAGAAAAATCTTATTTGGAAATTCAGAAGAGGATAAGAATAAAATAAATAATACTAAATATACACAACCATTATTGTTCTTATTTGAATATGCCTTAGCGAAACAATTAATGGCTTATGGAATAAAACCAGAATACATGATTGGCCATAGTTTAGGGGAATATGCAGCTGCATGTATAAGTAATGTATTTACTTTTGAAGAGGGACTTCGTTTAATATCAAGAAGAGCGGATCTAATGAGTAAAGTTCCCCATGGAAGTATGTTAAGTATTCATCAATCTTATGATACATTTGATCATGACATATTGAAACAAACTTCTGTAGCAGCAATTAACTCTTCTAGTTCATTTGTAGTCTCAGGAACAAAAGAAATTATTGAATCCCACAAGAAAAAATTAGATAAAAAAAACATTACTAGTATTATTTTAAAAACATCACATGCTTTTCATTCTGAAATGATGAACGAAATTGTTGATGAATACCTTAATGAATTGAACTTAGTTAATTTCTCAAAACCTTCTATTCCTTTTATTTCTAATGTAACAGGCAACCTTATAGAAGTTAATGAAGTTACTTCACCTAAATATTGGATTAAACATTTACTTCAAACTGTAGAATTTCATAAAGGAATAAATAACCTTCTTAAACTCAATAAATTCGTTTTTATAGAAATTGGACCAGGAAATACATTAGCAACACTTTGTAGACAATCTGCAAAAAACCTTAAACAAAATCATGTTATTGTTAACTCTGTTAGACACATTAAAAAAAATGTTAATGATTATGAGCATCTCTTAAGTACTTTTGGAATACTCTGGAATAATGGTATTGAAATAAATTGGGAAATATACTACGGAAACATAAAAAGAAGAAAATTATCAATACCAACCTATCCTTTTGAAAGCTATTCATTTCCATTTAAAGTAGATCCTTATAATGCATTAAATGGTAAAGGACATTTAATAACAGAACATAAAAGAGAAGTTTCAGAGTGGTTTTATCTTCCAGGTTGGAAACAAACATTTTTACAGGAAACAAAACCATTAACAGTGAAAAAAGAGAATTATATTATGTTCTCAAATGCAGATGATTTTTCCCATTTATTAAAAGAGAAATTAATTAAAGAAGGGAAAAATGTCATTGAAGTCATTCAAGGCAATCATTTTAAGATTAATGATAGTTCACAAATTGAGATAAATACTAATATTTCAGAAGACTATGATTTACTTGAAGAGCATTTAAGGACTACGAAATTCGAAATTGATGTATTGTTATATAATTGGAGTATAGCTTCAAATACTTTTATAAATGAAAAGAACCATTATGATAAAGACATTTTTGATTCCTCAGCAAATGTCAAAAATATTTTAATAATTGTAAAAACACTGAATATTGTAGATTCAGAGACCAGGAAAAAAATTGTTTATTTCTCTAGTAATGAGCTTAATATCGTAAATACATATAATCTTAGTACAGAAACTGCTGCATCTTATAGTTTATTAAATGTTTTAGCACAAGAAAACACTAATGTTTTTTCAAGCTTCATAGATTTTGATGAAACATCTGTGAATGACAATTTGATTTCTTCTGTTTATAAGGAAATAATACATAATGAAAGTGATACCAAAGTTTCATATAGAAATAACAAACGTTGGAGTACTAGTTATAATAATATTAGTATTGAAAATATTGATGAATTAGATACAAATTTATTAAGTGAATTAAATGTTTTAATTACAGGAGGTTTGGGTTATGTCGGTTTTATTTTGGCAGAATATTTAATGAAAACTTATAATGCAACTATATTATTAACTGGAAGAAAAAGTTTATCAAATGTTTCTGCTGAAGCGTTAAAACGGTTACATACTTTAGAAACTTATGGAAGTGTAGCTTATAGTAAATGTGATGTTTCTGATTTTGATTTATTATCAAAGGAAATAGATCAATGGCAGAATGAACATGGGAATATCACAGGAATAATTCATGCCGCTGGAAATACAGATATTACATCTTATAAAACTATTTATAAAACCGATAAAGCGTCTTTTAATAATCAATTTGATTCTAAAGGAAAAGGTATTTTAAATCTCTATGAAATATTCAAAGAACAAGACATGAAGTTTGTTAGAGCTATATCGAGCCTCTCTACTATACTTGGCGGATTGACATATGGAGCTTATTCTGCTGCTAATCATTTTATGGATACTTTTATTTTATCAAGGGCAAATGATTTAAAAAATTGGATGACAATTAATTTTGATGGTATAGTTTCTACCGATGATCGATATATAAACGGAGAAGAACTAGTTTCTGTCTTTGAAAAATCTTTATTTATGAATGTTAATCAAATTCTTATATCTGTAAGGGATTTTGATAGTGCCATAGAAGAAATAAACAAATCTATAAAAGAAGAAAATAATAATGATGAGTTTAAAATTGAACGACCTAAACTCTCAATAGGTTATGCTGAAGCAATAACCGAAACAGAAAAAGTACTGGCTAAAATGTGGGAAGGTCTTTTTGGAATTGATAGTATTGGAATTAATGATGATTTTTTTGAACTCGGAGGAGATTCATTAAAAGGAATTAGAACACTTCAAAGCATAGAAAAAAAATTTGATGTAAGCCTCTCAGTTCAAGAATTGTTTACAAATAGTACAGTGTTTAAGATAGCTAAATTAATTGATCAAAAGAAATGGTTATCTGAAGAAAGTACAGGAATGAATGAGTTATCGATATAA
- a CDS encoding MupA/Atu3671 family FMN-dependent luciferase-like monooxygenase yields the protein MKVAQLIKDLRIKGIGITLSDDNIELTYYKEEIEDSLIELIKENKQDIIEYLKSFSFSKDKNSIPLTKKKEFYFITSLQMQFWILCQFENINRAYNLPLILKMKGFLDLMILRKSVNELVKRHEILRTHFAVDKNSIVKQRVLDELDYEIKTHDIKQKERINEVIIEFINEPFLLEESNLFKIFVINMTNEEHYLCINMHHIISDGSSLETMLFDLSRIYNSLNSNSQIDLPELRIQFKDYSEWINDEINIKNEKEYWLEKYSDEIPIINLPTYKLRPSIKTYNGANHTHVLSKKSLDKIRKFSIDNGGTIFVSLMAAINGLLYRYTSQTDIILGIPISGRNSTELRNQIGLYINTLPIRMRFSQDDSFFMLFNKQKRTLNEAYANANFSFADIINELNLERNLSRSPLFDILVTHQQQNEKFNLESGFDGLKCTLHNFENTSTKYDLTFSFFEEKNRLSLSVAYNTDLFEKRFIKSLADNFENFILQSICNPELEIKKISFLDDIQIDTVINIFNTTDFHYNNNENIISIFQNQSSKSSEKVALICEGNEMTYDELNKKSKALAYYLIEQGVLPNTTVCICMGRSLEMVVAILGVLKSGASYLPIDPFYPLNRIDYIIEDSATKIVLVDKETKEIIPKNIHTVVVEESRFNQLENVLLPKIESLSLAYVIYTSGSTGKPKGVKVSHQNLMNFMIGMNQNFANKNEQGVWLAMTSISFDISILELLWTLTRGEKVIIHLERPITVKTKPLVDFSLFYFPTGMNTGPNKYKLLLEGAKFADKNAFKAIWVPERHFHTFGDQFPNPSVAAAAVSTITKNIKLRSGSVVLPLHDPVRVAEEWSMIDNLSEGRVELSIASGWHPNDFVLAPDDYENRHELMRNKITTLKSLWVGESLTRKNGIGKDFEFTIHPKPIQENLPIWITAAGNIETFKYAGSIGANILTHLLGQSIEELGEKIKIYRKTLEENGFNQEKGKVALMMHTFVSDDVKKVKNIVNEPFKNYLKNSLNLLKPIAEELGLNLNNDLDTLLDIGFLRYYKTSSLFGTPESCLNIINKVFEVDIDEIACLIDFGVEEEIVLENLEHLTKLKEIIKRSRFQYDFIVQRMEKLTQYEETSYLINQFDVTHIQSTPSFYEEFLLEENGRRAIQKINTLLVGGEPLKKSLAEALISESGNKIYNMYGPTETTIWSSVKEIKINDKITIGKPIVNTKIYILDVYNNLCPVGVSGELCIAGDGVSLGYLNRDDLTKLKFIDSPFKNNEKIYKTGDLACWLPDGELEHQGRIDNQVKIKGYRIELKEIENVIFNHEAVSGCVVLSCERNKELILTAYIKLLYDIGEDVIKEFLILRLPNYMIPNSLVIINEFPKTPNGKIDLKKLQALSNKEIRKKEFAAPRDEMEGQLTEIWGNFLKVSQIDINDNFFEIGGNSIKVFQILPIINSKLKTDLQILSFFQYPTIRQMAKYLKKETDLNKVYVEELDEGESLDDMIDFMQEL from the coding sequence ATGAAAGTAGCCCAATTAATAAAGGATTTAAGGATTAAAGGAATTGGAATTACGTTATCGGATGACAATATTGAGCTTACTTATTACAAAGAAGAAATTGAAGATTCTTTAATAGAATTGATTAAGGAAAATAAGCAAGATATAATAGAATATTTGAAATCTTTTTCTTTTAGTAAAGACAAGAATTCCATTCCGCTAACAAAAAAGAAGGAATTTTATTTTATAACGTCTTTACAAATGCAGTTTTGGATTCTTTGTCAATTTGAGAATATAAATCGAGCATATAATTTACCCTTGATTTTAAAAATGAAGGGTTTCTTAGATTTAATGATTTTGAGAAAGTCTGTTAATGAACTAGTTAAAAGACATGAAATTTTAAGAACTCATTTTGCTGTAGATAAGAACAGTATTGTGAAACAAAGGGTTTTAGATGAATTAGATTATGAAATAAAAACTCATGATATCAAACAAAAAGAAAGAATAAATGAAGTAATAATTGAGTTTATAAATGAACCGTTTCTATTAGAAGAAAGTAATTTATTTAAAATATTTGTAATAAATATGACCAACGAAGAACATTATTTGTGTATTAATATGCACCATATAATATCAGATGGTAGTTCTTTGGAAACAATGCTTTTCGATTTAAGTAGAATTTATAACAGTCTTAATTCAAATAGTCAGATTGATTTACCGGAGTTGAGAATACAATTTAAAGATTATTCTGAATGGATTAACGATGAAATAAATATAAAAAACGAAAAAGAATATTGGCTAGAAAAATATTCAGATGAAATCCCTATCATAAATTTACCAACCTATAAATTAAGGCCTTCTATTAAAACCTATAATGGGGCAAACCATACTCATGTTTTAAGTAAAAAAAGTTTAGATAAAATAAGAAAGTTTTCCATTGATAATGGAGGAACTATTTTTGTTTCATTGATGGCGGCTATTAATGGGCTGCTGTATAGGTATACATCTCAAACAGATATTATATTAGGAATTCCAATCTCCGGAAGAAATTCTACTGAACTTAGAAATCAGATAGGTTTATATATTAATACGTTACCAATACGTATGAGATTTAGTCAGGATGATTCTTTTTTCATGCTTTTTAACAAACAAAAAAGAACATTAAATGAAGCATATGCGAATGCAAATTTTTCATTTGCAGATATCATAAATGAGTTAAATTTAGAAAGAAATTTAAGTCGCTCACCTTTATTTGATATACTCGTAACGCATCAACAGCAAAATGAAAAATTTAATTTAGAATCAGGATTTGATGGATTAAAATGTACTCTGCATAATTTTGAAAATACAAGTACTAAATATGATTTGACTTTTTCTTTTTTTGAAGAGAAAAATCGACTAAGTCTTTCTGTAGCTTATAACACAGATCTTTTTGAAAAACGTTTTATAAAGAGTCTAGCTGATAATTTTGAAAATTTTATATTACAAAGTATTTGTAATCCAGAACTCGAAATCAAGAAAATATCATTTTTGGACGATATACAAATAGATACAGTAATTAACATTTTTAATACAACAGACTTTCATTATAATAATAATGAAAATATTATTTCTATATTTCAAAATCAATCTTCTAAAAGTTCCGAAAAAGTTGCTTTAATCTGTGAAGGAAATGAAATGACTTATGACGAACTTAATAAAAAATCTAAGGCATTAGCATACTATCTTATAGAACAGGGTGTACTACCAAATACTACTGTTTGTATTTGCATGGGGCGTTCTCTTGAAATGGTAGTGGCTATTTTGGGAGTATTAAAATCAGGAGCTTCATATTTGCCAATAGATCCATTTTATCCTTTAAATAGGATTGATTATATCATAGAAGATAGCGCTACTAAGATTGTTTTAGTAGATAAGGAAACTAAAGAAATAATACCTAAAAACATACATACAGTTGTAGTAGAAGAATCAAGATTCAATCAATTAGAAAATGTACTGCTACCCAAAATAGAGAGTCTCTCACTAGCTTATGTTATTTATACTTCAGGATCAACAGGAAAACCAAAAGGAGTAAAAGTCTCCCATCAAAATTTGATGAATTTTATGATTGGAATGAATCAGAATTTTGCAAATAAAAATGAACAAGGAGTTTGGTTAGCGATGACTAGTATAAGTTTTGATATTTCTATTTTAGAATTATTATGGACACTAACTAGGGGAGAAAAGGTAATTATACATCTAGAACGCCCTATAACTGTAAAAACAAAGCCTTTGGTAGATTTTAGCTTATTCTACTTTCCAACAGGGATGAATACAGGACCTAATAAGTATAAATTATTATTAGAGGGAGCAAAGTTTGCAGATAAAAATGCATTTAAAGCCATTTGGGTACCCGAAAGACATTTTCATACTTTTGGAGATCAATTTCCAAATCCATCTGTAGCTGCCGCAGCTGTTTCTACAATAACAAAGAATATTAAACTTCGATCAGGGAGTGTTGTTCTTCCTCTTCATGATCCTGTTAGAGTTGCAGAAGAATGGTCTATGATTGATAATTTATCAGAAGGAAGAGTAGAGTTATCAATAGCTTCAGGATGGCATCCTAATGATTTTGTTTTAGCACCTGATGATTACGAGAATAGACATGAATTAATGAGAAATAAAATTACCACACTTAAAAGTTTGTGGGTAGGTGAATCATTAACAAGAAAAAATGGAATAGGAAAAGATTTTGAGTTCACAATTCATCCTAAACCTATACAAGAGAATCTGCCTATATGGATAACAGCTGCAGGAAATATTGAGACATTTAAATATGCGGGAAGTATAGGAGCTAACATTTTAACTCATTTGTTAGGGCAAAGTATCGAAGAATTAGGTGAGAAAATAAAAATATACAGAAAAACACTTGAAGAAAATGGTTTTAATCAAGAGAAAGGAAAAGTAGCATTAATGATGCATACTTTCGTAAGTGATGATGTAAAAAAAGTAAAAAATATTGTTAATGAACCATTTAAAAATTATTTAAAAAATTCATTAAATCTTTTAAAACCAATTGCTGAAGAACTTGGATTAAATCTAAATAACGACTTAGATACGTTATTGGATATCGGATTTCTAAGATATTATAAAACGAGTAGCCTTTTTGGGACTCCAGAGTCGTGCCTTAACATAATTAATAAAGTTTTTGAGGTAGATATTGATGAAATAGCTTGCTTAATTGATTTTGGAGTTGAAGAAGAAATTGTATTGGAGAATTTAGAACATTTAACAAAGCTGAAAGAAATAATTAAAAGGTCTAGATTTCAGTATGATTTTATTGTTCAAAGAATGGAGAAATTAACTCAATATGAGGAAACTTCCTATTTAATTAACCAATTTGATGTTACACACATACAATCTACCCCTTCATTTTATGAGGAGTTTTTACTAGAAGAAAATGGAAGAAGGGCAATTCAAAAAATAAATACACTTCTAGTAGGAGGTGAGCCATTAAAAAAATCACTTGCGGAAGCATTAATTTCTGAATCTGGTAATAAAATTTATAACATGTACGGACCCACAGAAACTACCATTTGGTCTTCAGTTAAAGAAATTAAAATAAATGATAAAATTACCATAGGTAAACCTATTGTAAATACAAAAATTTACATACTAGATGTATATAATAATTTGTGTCCTGTTGGTGTTTCTGGGGAGTTATGTATAGCTGGAGATGGTGTTTCTTTAGGATATCTAAATAGAGATGATTTAACAAAATTAAAATTTATAGATAGTCCTTTTAAAAACAACGAAAAAATCTATAAAACAGGCGATTTAGCTTGTTGGTTACCAGATGGAGAGTTAGAGCATCAAGGTAGAATTGATAATCAGGTGAAAATTAAAGGCTATAGAATAGAACTAAAGGAAATAGAGAATGTTATATTCAATCATGAAGCTGTGAGCGGATGTGTTGTATTAAGTTGCGAACGCAACAAAGAATTAATATTAACCGCATATATAAAATTACTTTATGATATTGGTGAAGATGTAATCAAGGAGTTTTTAATATTACGTTTGCCAAATTACATGATACCTAATAGTTTAGTTATAATCAATGAATTTCCTAAAACGCCTAATGGTAAAATAGATTTAAAAAAACTACAAGCTTTAAGCAATAAAGAAATAAGGAAAAAAGAGTTTGCAGCGCCAAGAGATGAAATGGAAGGGCAATTAACAGAAATATGGGGTAATTTTTTGAAAGTAAGTCAAATAGATATTAACGATAACTTCTTTGAGATAGGGGGGAATTCAATAAAAGTGTTTCAAATCTTGCCAATCATTAATTCTAAATTAAAAACAGATTTGCAAATCTTATCATTTTTCCAATATCCTACAATAAGACAAATGGCAAAATATTTAAAAAAAGAAACGGATTTAAACAAAGTATATGTTGAAGAGTTGGATGAAGGTGAATCTTTGGATGATATGATTGATTTTATGCAAGAATTATAA